A genomic stretch from Falco naumanni isolate bFalNau1 chromosome 4, bFalNau1.pat, whole genome shotgun sequence includes:
- the HTR5A gene encoding 5-hydroxytryptamine receptor 5A yields MERPLNLSCLAEMPPDSGNRSGSSGSPDGGRAQLSVFSVLVLTLLAMLVVATFLWNGLVLATILRVRTFHRVPHNLVASMAISDVMVAALVMPLSLVRELSGRRWRLGRSLCQVWISFDVLCCTASIWNVTAIALDRYWSITRHLEYTLRIRRRISNIMIALTWALSAFISLAPLLFGWGETYSEDSEECQVSQEPSYTIFSTFGAFYLPLCVVLFVYWKIYKAAKFRIGSRKSNSITPIAPEALEVKEAAQQPQMVFTVRHATVTFQTEGDTWREQKEKKAALMVGILIGVFVLCWIPFFITELINPLCSCDIPPIWKSIFLWLGYSNSFFNPLIYTAFNKNYNNAFRNLFFRQH; encoded by the exons ATGGAGCGCCCGCTCAACCTCAGCTGCCTCGCCGAGATGCCTCCGGACTCCGGCAACCGGAGCGGGTCCTCCGGCAGCCCGGACGGCGGCCGGGCGCAGCTCTCCGTCTTCAGCGTGCTGGTCCTCACCCTGTTGGCCATGCTGGTGGTGGCCACGTTCCTCTGGAATGGGCTGGTCCTGGCCACCATCCTCCGCGTGCGCACTTTCCACCGTGTGCCCCACAATCTGGTGGCCTCCATGGCCATCTCCGACGTGATGGTGGCGGCCCTCGTCATGCCCCTCAGCCTGGTACGCGAGCTGTCCGGGCGGCGGTGGCGGCTGGGCCGGTCGCTCTGCCAGGTGTGGATCTCCTTTGACGTCCTGTGCTGCACCGCCAGCATCTGGAACGTCACAGCCATCGCCCTCGACCGCTACTGGTCCATCACCCGCCACCTGGAGTACACGCTCCGCATCCGGCGCCGCATCTCCAACATCATGATTGCCCTCACCTGGGCACTCTCTGCCTTCATCTCCTTGGCCCCGCTGCTCTTTGGTTGGGGAGAGACTTACTCAGAGGACAGCGAGGAGTGCCAAGTCAGCCAGGAGCCTTCCTACACCATCTTCTCCACCTTTGGCGCCTTCTACCTGCCCCTCTGCGTGGTGCTCTTTGTGTACTGGAAGATCTACAAGGCCGCCAAGTTTCGAATTGGATCACGGAAGAGTAACTCCATCACCCCCATTGCACCAGAAGCCCTGGAG GTAAAagaagctgcccagcagccgCAGATGGTCTTCACTGTCCGTCACGCCACCGTTACGTTCCAGACGGAGGGAGACACGTGGagagagcagaaggaaaagaaagctgccCTCATGGTGGGCATCCTTATCGGGGTCTTTGTGCTCTGCTGGATCCCCTTCTTCATCACAGAGCTCATCAACCCCCTCTGCTCCTGTGACATCCCACCCATTTGGAAGAGTATTTTTCTATGGCTAGGCTattcaaattccttttttaatccACTCATCTACACTGCTTTCAACAAAAACTACAACAATGCCTTCAGGAACCTATTCTTTAGACAGCACTGA